In a single window of the Melioribacteraceae bacterium genome:
- a CDS encoding T9SS type A sorting domain-containing protein has product MIILFIVFTVQLNAQTVSLKGRVTAARYSIVNASVTVIDNSDTTKKFSTLTDNTGNYQIGIPTSIRSENNNLPTKFELEQNYPNPFSNSTAIPYNIKEESEVQVTIYDILGREVRVMNAGVQRVGAHNLLWDGRNNFGQRVTSGVYLYRLHADGESQVRKMILNENSKGIISIPRNYSTTPLENVRLNKSTISEGSYTIRIGNVSTTMPIIISQEFYDVKIQRDTTINFTVNYIPLETVNFSNLRQLIRGFGAANILPWRPDMTSSEIETAFGTGDTQLGFSILRLMVQPDSNQWSMNVTTAKKAHEKGVLIFASPWNAPPRMTEVINGQTRVRYDMYNDYADHLNAYTRFMLRNGVPLYAISVQNEPDYANEWTGWTADEMLRFMKEYAHKLETRVMAPESFQFRKNMSDPILNDSIACSNLDIVGGHIYGGGLASYPLAEQKGKEVWMTEHLSGETGQANDWAWGLPVASEMNNVMKAGMNAYVWWYIVRFYGPISDGTNNSGNKGTITKKGYVMSQFSKFIRPGYYRVESAVYPPLVGSGVSTTSYIDPATSKVIIVAVNTSTTSKEHAFRIQNGTVNKKFTPYTTSVSKNCEMGSEINVAGDNFIFTLEPSSITTFVSN; this is encoded by the coding sequence AAGAAATTCTCCACGTTAACTGATAATACAGGAAATTACCAGATTGGCATTCCAACTTCAATTAGATCTGAAAATAATAATCTTCCAACAAAGTTTGAACTCGAGCAGAATTACCCAAATCCGTTTTCTAATTCTACCGCCATTCCCTACAATATTAAAGAGGAATCAGAGGTACAAGTAACTATTTATGATATTCTTGGAAGAGAAGTTAGAGTGATGAATGCGGGGGTGCAGAGAGTTGGAGCGCATAATTTATTGTGGGATGGAAGAAATAATTTTGGCCAAAGAGTTACGAGCGGAGTATATCTTTATCGTTTACATGCTGATGGTGAATCTCAAGTAAGAAAAATGATCCTTAATGAAAATAGTAAAGGGATAATATCAATACCCCGAAATTACTCTACTACCCCCCTTGAAAATGTTCGACTAAATAAAAGTACTATCTCGGAAGGAAGTTATACGATAAGGATTGGAAATGTATCTACCACTATGCCCATTATTATTTCACAAGAGTTTTATGATGTAAAAATTCAACGTGACACTACAATTAATTTCACAGTTAATTATATACCGCTTGAAACGGTAAACTTTTCTAATCTTCGCCAATTAATAAGAGGATTTGGTGCTGCTAATATTCTTCCCTGGCGACCAGATATGACAAGCTCGGAAATTGAAACAGCATTTGGCACTGGTGATACCCAACTTGGCTTTTCGATATTAAGGTTAATGGTTCAGCCAGATAGCAATCAATGGAGTATGAATGTAACTACTGCGAAAAAGGCGCACGAAAAAGGAGTCCTTATATTCGCTTCTCCTTGGAATGCTCCCCCTCGAATGACTGAGGTTATTAATGGTCAAACGAGAGTACGCTACGATATGTATAACGACTATGCTGATCACTTAAATGCTTATACAAGATTTATGTTGAGAAATGGTGTACCATTATATGCTATTTCTGTGCAAAATGAACCGGACTATGCAAATGAATGGACTGGCTGGACTGCTGATGAGATGCTTAGATTTATGAAAGAATATGCGCATAAGTTAGAAACTAGAGTTATGGCTCCGGAGTCTTTCCAGTTTAGAAAAAATATGTCCGATCCTATCCTAAATGATTCAATTGCATGTTCAAATTTAGATATTGTTGGGGGACATATTTATGGAGGGGGACTTGCATCATATCCTCTGGCTGAACAAAAAGGAAAAGAAGTTTGGATGACTGAGCATCTAAGCGGGGAAACCGGGCAGGCAAACGATTGGGCATGGGGCTTACCAGTTGCATCTGAAATGAACAACGTTATGAAAGCGGGTATGAATGCCTATGTGTGGTGGTATATTGTTAGGTTTTATGGACCTATAAGTGACGGTACAAATAACAGTGGCAATAAAGGTACAATTACCAAAAAGGGTTATGTAATGTCCCAGTTTTCTAAATTTATTCGTCCAGGTTATTACCGAGTAGAAAGTGCAGTCTATCCTCCCTTAGTAGGTTCCGGAGTTAGTACCACTTCATATATTGATCCGGCAACTTCAAAAGTAATTATTGTAGCCGTAAATACAAGTACAACTTCTAAAGAACATGCATTCAGAATTCAAAATGGAACAGTAAATAAAAAATTTACTCCCTACACAACTTCAGTCTCAAAAAATTGTGAAATGGGCTCGGAAATTAATGTAGCTGGTGATAATTTTATATTTACACTCGAACCTTCGAGCATTACAACTTTTGTATCAAACTAA